One segment of Schistocerca cancellata isolate TAMUIC-IGC-003103 chromosome 2, iqSchCanc2.1, whole genome shotgun sequence DNA contains the following:
- the LOC126162121 gene encoding E3 ubiquitin-protein ligase RING1, with the protein MASTEQLGPNKTWELSLYELHRTPQDAITDNTEIAVSPRSLHSELMCPICLDMLKKTMTTKECLHRFCSDCIITALRSGNKECPTCRKKLVSKRSLRPDPNFDLLIQKIYPSRDEYEAHQERVLAKLSKSHSQAALVNSINEGIKSQSQNRPQRSRKAANESDTAPGGTPNASAPTTPTHQDAGAPRPITPPASEPTPPAVPPPPQQPQPPPPSPTLSNKSTKRLKSVPNSENESAGSSVEAGGHESSVGEVDAAEPAMLNEVEIIFKPHPTEMLGEQVLIKALKDNSVRYIKTTANATVDHLGKYLAMRLTLDLEAEVPEPLRLLNFCIYIASAPGQLIVLSGTQTLRQVNDKFWKINKPLEMFYSWKRS; encoded by the exons ATGGCTTCGACAGAGCAGTTGGGACCGAATAAAACGTGGGAACTTTCATTGTACGAGCTTCACAGAACACCACAAGATGCGATAACTGATAACACTGAAATAGCTGTATCTCCGAGAAGTTTGCATAGTGAATTAATGTGCCCTATATGTTTGGACATGCTAAAGAAGACAATGACAACAAAAGAGTGTTTACATAGGTTTTGTTCTGACTGTATCATAACAGCATTAAGATCTGGCAATAAGGAATGCCCTACGTGCAGGAAGAAACTCGTGTCGAAACGTTCGTTGAGACCAGATCCAAATTTTGATTTACTCATTCAAAAAATTTATCCTAGTCGTGATGAATACGAAGCTCATCAAGAGAGGGTGTTGGCAAAATTGAGCAAGAGCCATAGCCAGGCGGCGCTTGTGAATTCGATAAACGAGGGAATCAAGTCGCAGTCACAGAACAGGCCCCAGCGATCACGTAAGGCGGCAAATGagtctgacactgcaccaggtggGACACCTAATGCGAGCGCCCCGACGACGCCAACGCATCAAGACGCCGGGGCGCCGAGACCGATAACGCCACCTGCAAGCGAACCTACACCTCCAGCGGTACCGCCCCCACCCCAACAGCCGCAACCGCCCCCGCCAAGTCCAACTCTTTCCAACAAATCCACCAAACGTCTTAAATCTGTCCCTAACTCCGAAAACGAGTCCGCAGGATCAAGTGTGGAGGCTGGCGGACACGAGTCGTCTGTAGGAGAGGTTGATGCCGCGGAACCAGCTATGTTAAACGaagttgaaattattttcaaaCCACATCCCACCGAGATGCTGGGGGAGCAGGTTCTTATCAAGGCACTGAAGGACAACTCTGTGCGGTACATCAAGACAACAGCCAACGCCACAG TTGACCATCTCGGCAAGTATTTGGCAATGCGGCTGACACTTGATCTGGAGGCAGAGGTACCTGAGCCACTCCGTCTTTTGAACTTCTGCATTTATATAGCATCAGCACCTGGTCAGCTTATTGTCTTGAGTGGCACACAGACACTGCGACAAGTCAATGACAAGTTCTGGAAGATCAACAAACCGTTGGAAATGTTCTACTCCTGGAAGAGGTCCTAG